The Camelus ferus isolate YT-003-E chromosome 13, BCGSAC_Cfer_1.0, whole genome shotgun sequence genome segment ATGAGAGCCACAATAGCAAGGTCAAGGTGTGACTCCTTTTTTGCATTGCCAACTAGCATGAAGCCAGTCATTCACAGCGTAATTATAGGATTGAACCGAACCATCCATCCTCTGGGTCTGCAGTGCTTTAGTATATATGTCACACTTCATAAGCCCCTTGGCAGcctttccctgagcctcagaaaGTTCAAGCATTGAACACGTATTGTCTTTGTCCTTTAAGAATCAACTGTTTGGGTGgtgatcaaaaggcacaaacttccagttacaaaacaaataaatcctGAGGATGTcatgtgcagcatggtgattatagttcatagtactgtattgtatatttgaaaggtgctaagaaagtagatcttgaaagttctactcatcaaaaaaaaaatagtaattatgtgaggtgatagatgtgaACTAGACCTGCTGTGGTGATCAGTTcccaatgtatacatatatcgaaatcattatattgtacccctaaaactaacataaagttagatgtcaattatatctcaatttttttaaaagttagaaacaactacaaaaaaaaaaaagagaattgactgtttagaaaaagctttttcttttgaaagctaAAACCTATTCAAAGAAGAGTGGATAAAAGATGTCAGAGAAATGCGTTGAACTAGCCTCAAATTGCTCTATGCTTTTTATGTATTGCCATAACCTTGGGCACCTGACCCAAGCCCACATCCAGGGCTCAGGGACACCTCGCACAAGGTGCACACGGGGTGTGCTTGGTGCGTGCCTGAGGGCTCCGTGCTTAGCAGCTCTGTTGTGAGGGCAACCACACCAAGGGAGGTGGCAGTACCCTCTGCCTCAGGTAACAAAGTCGGGACTGGTGATGACTAAGTCAGAAGTATCTTTCAATCTCCGAGTTCCTCCTCTGCTCTGacacatctctttctcttcagAGGAAATGAGAACAAGCTCAGGCAAGGGTTCCTGGGGACGGAACCCTCTTTTACTGTGTAACTCATTCATTGCCAGACTCTTATGAAGAAAGTAGGGTCCACGATGACTGAAAACACAGATAAGctcacatttagaaaaatatttaagtgacAAATCCACAATCATTTGTTAAGGGGAAGTCAAGAAGTTAGGGGCAAGTGCCTAGAGTCTCATGGAGGGTAGATTTCATGGAAGGCAAATACCATGTTCTCCCTCAAAAGAATGGCCTTTGGAGACAGACACTCTGCTCTACCTTAAcagctctgttttctcatcttttaaataaaaataaactacccTACAAAGTTCTTTATAAACATTCAATGAGATCACTAACTCATCTTTATATTAGCTGCCTTGTCTTTGGTAGGCAAAACCCAGGCCCCAGAGATACAGCTGTCCCCATGGCTCGCAACTCTGAGGCCAAGTGTCAGCTGGCATAAATCCTCAGACATGGTGTTTTGTGTCTGGCTGATCCCTGGGGCACTTGAGTGCACAGCCCTTGAGTTGGGGCAACCTcatcatcttacagatgaggaaacccaggcaAAGACCTCACATGGCTCAACACTGCTTGCAGGCAAAACTGCAATTCCATGGCAGACAAAGCCACTCAGTGCTTTCTTAGATGGTCACTGGGCCCCAGCGCAAGCCAGGATACTGGGCTGGGTAGATCTTATAAATCACATCATCTGTATAccatttatcaaatgcttctaTAACTAGAGCTCATTTAGTCTAAAGGATACTGACTATTCTCTAGAGAATAAATCTAGCTCACTCTATGCTAACTGTAGTAAAAGTAAAGATAATGGTGGTGCTTGCAGTGGAAATAGTTATAATTTATTAAACctttactatatgccaagcatcCTGCTGAGCATTAAACACATCTTATGCCTTATTTCACATAGTCAGCCCAAATGCCAGGATCCTCCTTTACACTGAATCCTCAGTTCTGCAAAAAGCTGGCATGAAAAAATGCCTTCCGTCTCTCTGTAGGACTATCAGTGCCCTCATGTACTGTGCCCACATTAAATCCCTTCTAAATTCTGAATGTGGTATGTGTGGTTTGAAGTGGGCAATTGAGAGACAGGTATCTCTGGAAATAAAACACAAGAGATGAAGGTTACTTCTTAATCCCAGAATATGGAACCAACCCATCTGATAGTGATTTATAATTAATACACCTCACATTGCTCAATCTAGTCTAGAAGACAGATTGCAGGGTAGAATGGGAGAAGTGCCTTCCAGTCCATtcctttgaaatgtttctttgttATGACAAAACAAGAAGTTCTGTAAGGTAAAGGGGTTAGAAATGACTGGCTTCCTGTGGACAGATGCCAGGTGGAGGAAATAAACAGACATCGTTCCCACTGGTTACGAatgccctgaaaaaaaaaaaaaagtatttcctatCATGCTGCCAAGGCAATGCCTGTTGCTTACAACATAAATTCAAGGGGAGAAGTAAGAGGGTGACTGAGTAGTGTTTGGGGACCGTGGAAAgtagaagataagaaaaaaaaaaacacacttattCCAATTTTGTGGATAAAGTGTAAACTCTCACCGCTGAGTCAAGTGACAGCCCTGATTCTTAAACAAATGGAAGTCGAGCCAACCTGACAATGAAGTGGAGCCCATGGCGCTATTCCTTAACATTTCACGGAGGCTGGGAGTTACAGAACGCCAGAGCGGGACAGCTTCTCAGAGACCTGCAGTCCGGAGACCACAGCTGCCAGCTCCATGACATTGACTTCTTGGGTTTTCCTAGGGTTAACTTAAATGGCATCTTAACCTTGTTTTAATTAactactaacattttaaaaatgaaaagacttcaTATAAAATTCCAGGGCTCCGGTAGCtctggtatcttttttttaaaataagaaaataagcaaacactAGACCTACATTTTCACCTACCAACCACTCAGCACCCCCATGAGGTTCCCCCATCCTCCATGCTGAGGCCAGCGTCAGCTGGTGATAATGCCTGGAATGGCATTTTGTTACCTGGCTGATCCCTGTGAGCCCTTCAGTGCATGTCCCCTGAGCTGGGGCAACCCCATtctcttatagatgaggaaacccaggcaAAACCTCCCATGGCTCACCCCTGCCTATAGGCAGAGTCCCAATGCCACGGGTGAGGCCATTTGCAGAAGATTCCAGCTGACCTATCCTGCCAGTTCCCCAAAGGAATTCTACAGCCCAGCCTCAGTAGATGGTCTTCATTGTGCATGGTCAAGgctcttccctctgtctcagATATCTTTCCCTGTATCAGATTCTTGCTCATCTGTACGGAACTCAGAGTGGTTCCATCTTCACTCCCCAGGCCCGAAGTGTCCACACAGCACTTTGTACCCACTTTAGCAATGGATTATAAAGTCCATCGGGGAAGGTCGATGTTTAAGTCCTCTTTTTTTATGTCACCAGTGCCTACCATGGTGCCATGACATATCATGAGCTCTGAGTAAATTTGGGCTTCAGAGAGGATAAACCATTTGTCTTCAGATACATAGGTAATTACACTCACAACATatgattggaaaaaaaacaagttaaaagtAGATTTGGTCCATGAAGAACACGCAGACTGAGGAATTATCAAATAATGCTGAAAACTTTCTTAGTGACAAATATAGTTGCTACCCTGCCAAGCCTTCCTTACTCCAGAAGTAGGGACTGCCTGATCAGTGCGGCTTGTGGGGTATCAGAAGGACCCCAAAGGCTTGGATATCTTCCCCCTACCCCCTGCCAAGATGCCCAGAAATCCACTATATAAACGTACTTGCACTAAGGCTTTTTCTGTTCAAATGCAGcatcctccctttccctctcctccgcAAGAGCCATTAGGCAATTCTTAGAGGTTAGCACAGCTTCAGTTAACTTATCAACTACGTTTCTATCTGATGTCTTTATCCTGGAAGATCTGGGTAAGTTGTGATAGAGTTAAATAAAGGCTGAGTTCCAGAAGAAGGCACGGCCTGAACGTCTGAAGTAAGAGATGGGGAGCAGGCACAGGGGTTAAATGCAAGGCCGGTTGGGACCAAGATGGCTGGGTCCAATTATGCTATTTGCTAGGTGAGGGCCCTTTGGCGAGACATTTACCCTCtgtgcctccacttcctcatttAGGTAGAAAATGGTGTTATTAAGAGGATCTACGTTAACGGGGCACTGGAAAATCAAGTGAATAAATGGCAGGCATTCAAAACGGGGCTTGACACAGACTGAACCCTGTATAAGCTTTGGCTTCGGTCGTTATTAGGAGATGATGGCATGGAATTTAGCGCTGAATAGGGATGCTCCAGTTTTACTACCTGCCGTCTCCTTTCCCAAATAACTGCTGAAGGATACAAGGTCCAGAGAGGACGAGCGGCTTCCCGAAGGCCGCAGGCTAGCGGAGAGCGGAGCAAGGGCTTCCTGGCCAGCGTTCGCCCCGTGAACTtgctgaggaagaaaggaagggctgTGGGAGACCGAGAGAAACCGAGAGAGAGCTCTAGCCTCTCTTCCTTCAAAGGATAAAGGGATCCAGGCCCTTGGGACTTCTCCCCTAAATCAACTCCAAGCCCCCGCTGTCGGGTGGGCTCCATGTCTGAGCAAATGCCACCCTctgacacacacccacacccccgCGCTGGGCGTACCCTGCAAGTCTGGCACAGCGCGCCAACTCTCTGCCCCGCTGGGAGGACGAGTCAACAGTGGGGTGGACGGGAAAAGTGACACAACCCGGCCGGCGCCCCGCGCGCCCGCCTCCTACGCAGCGCGGGCCGCGCCGGGCCCTCTCGGGGCTGCGCGCCGGGGCCGGGCGGCCGCGCTCTCCGCCGCGCTCTCCACCGCACGCGCGCGCCCGCCGCGCCTGCGGCCCCGCGGCGCGAGGCCCGGGACGGGCGCTTTCGCGCCGTTCTGCGGCCGCGCGGCTCTCCGTCCCCTTCCtgaggccgccgccgccgccaacgccgccgccgccccccggaCCTGGATGACGGAGTCTTGAAAGACTTTCACCAAATATGGGCCGGGGCTGGAAACGTCCTGCGCCGCGCGCCGCCGGAAACCTCTAGTCCTGGCACCCGCGGCGACTTGGGGCGCGCGGGACGGGCCGCCGGCAGGGGGCGGCGCGCGGCGGGCGGCCGGCTGCGTCCCGGTGCTCCGGCCCCGGACCTCCCCGCGCCTCCCTGTCGCGCGGCCCCTGCCTGCTGTATCCGCAGGGGTCCCGGGGGCAGCCGAGGCCTTCCCAGCGCCTCTGCCACCCAGTTCTCGCCGCCATCACGACCCTCTGGCGCTCCCTGCGATCgctcggggtggggtgggggctggagcgGGGTGGGGAAAAATAGGACGGCGCCCTGGCGCCACCCTAAAGCTGGCCTTTGGCAGTCACAATAAATTGTTTGTTCCTTAAGGTGGCTGTAAAAAGTGGAGTTGTGAGCAGACAAGTACCTATGAGGacatgcgcacgcacacacgcagcTATTACAAGCAATCCTGCCGtccaaagcagtggttctcagggTGTGAGTCCCCGGaccggcagcatcagcatcacctcgGGACTTCTTAGAAATGTAAACTAGTAAGAAATTCTGGGGTGAGGCCAGTGGGGTCAGTCTTTTAACCAGTCCTCCAGGTGACTGTGATGCGagccaaagtttgagaaccactggtctagggcTAGGAAACCGGAGTCGCCAGATTTAGGGTGATGATTACTCTCAGTTGCCGCCAGACAGTGAACCCTTCTTTCGGTGACCTAAAATTCCCTGGCATCAGTGGGTGAGAGACGTTCCCATCGCTCAGCCCGAAGCCAGGAGCCGAGAAGACAAGcagccccttctctgtgccttgcaGCCCAGGGAAACAAGGCGGCCCGTTATTCCTTCACGGAGCACCcgtagagggagggagggaggaaagaaagcagaagagccATGCAGAATTAGCACCCGGAGACACTTACCCATAACCGTTTGCACATTTACCCTCCAAATTCTCAACGTGAACTGATTGATCTGCAGCTTTCAGCGGAGGACGCGAGAACGCGACCGACGTCTGGGGTTTCTGGGCTTGCCTCGAGCAGGACGTGAGGAGCTGCTGTTCCTCACGCCTGATGCTGTGGTTTATTAGCAGGCGCACCAGGACATAGTACATGGAAAGGCTGTGCACATAGGTTACTTCTGTCTCTCCGGCTCCCCCACCTCTTGGCCCTGCTTGCTCCcgcttcccaccccctcccacaaCACACCCCCTGCTTTAAATGGGTAGCGGACTGTGAGGTTCTGTAAGTTTCTCCTCTGGGGCAAACTTATCCTCCAAGACTCCCCAGATTAAGtccaggggggaaaaaacccacacaccCTTGCTAGAAAactttaatctgatttttaaaggcATCTCTGGAATGGTGTGTGTTTGAATGCTGTGCAGAGACTGAATCTCTTTggggtccccctcctccccacacacaaCTTCAATAAAGGAACAAGGTATACATACGAGCCAATTGGATCATccactgtaattttattttaaatcatgataGACAGATTGCGTGAAAAACAAGGAATTCCAAAGAATTTCCTGCTCTGGGAACAGAAGTTAAGTCTATATTTAACAACATTTGAAGCTGTCAAGAATGCTTTGTGGTTGGataacagagacagaaaaatgttaaaaacgcAGGCTACTGCTATACCCAAATATGGAAATATTGTTACGTCTGGTGTCTGATTCACCATCTGGAAATACTTACAACCATGAAGTCAAATAGAAAAGACGCCACAACAGAAGCCAGGACCGCTCCTCTCCATTCTttctccaccacctcctcccaccctgtaCTGCGCCTACTCACCCCCCATCCCCAGTCACTTCATTAAGGAGGAAAGAATAAGGAAACTCTgatagaagggaaaaaacaaaaacgttTTCCAAGTAATTGATGAATTGGCTTGGGTAGGATGTAGGGCCCAGAACACCTGACAGTCTATTGTGTAAAGTATGTCCCCCCACCACAACCCTCCAACGAAACCTTAGAGATCCTACTCTCTCTAGCAAAAGCCTCTAAGAGcacttttgaatgaatgaaacttaACTCTTTCCTGCCACAGTTCTCTTCACTGGAAACATTTTCATTGCAATAGCTTCTCATTGTGTTTATCAGAGTCATTCATAGAAAAGTCACACTGAAGGCCTCCTTAAGCAAGGCTGCTCAGTCATTTAGACTGAACAGCCCTAAACATTAAAAAGGACAAGGAGTTCTCCGAGAGCACATCTAAAAGGGACACTGGCACAAttattgtgtatattttttatgaaaattacaGAAGAAGATAATTTGTGAAACTTTGAGGGAAAGTTTATCAATCATACTAATGATACTTGATGTTAAAGTAAATTGCTTTGTTAGGGGTCTTCTATTGTGTGTTGCAGGTAGAATAGAAAATTAGAATCTGCTAACTTTTTTACTACAAAATATTACGTCCTAAAtctcttgtttctctgttcttAGAGAGCAAAGCATTGCAGTTCACTTGAAAGGGAGGCTTTTAAGTGGTCCCAAGGAAACGAGTTAAACCCCCTGCCAAACTTTCAGCTTTAAGGAGTCTGCTTTTTCCAGAGATCCCCTGGACACAGTAGTGATGGAATCTGGTTTGGCTTCGCAGTATATACAGGTGCTCTCAATACAAATCACTCCACGGTGGTCCCCTCCGGCTTCCGGCCAGGTGCTTAGTTAGAGTCGCCTCCCTCAGGCGGAGGGAGGCTGTAAGGGCTTACCCAAGTCTCCCGCATCCGTGAGGAAGTGTAAGTCAGCCTCCCGGAGAACTCCCTGCGTTCGTTTCCTCTCGGACTTCCAACGCAGGCAGTGGGCTGGAACTAAAGTGGGaacctccaaaaacaaacaagtacgACGTACCAAAaaaaggggcgggggggggggagcggaAGGGGGAAGACCTCTGCCTGGGAATCTGCCAGACAATGGGGGaagttgattttttcccctcttctcattCATAAATGCCACTGAGGGTATTAATTTGCAATACACTTAACTGGGCTAATAAACACCGTGCCAAAGCTTTGGGACTTGAGCTGAGCATGCCTCTATGAAATCCTCAAATAGATTCCTGGCTCACAGACCCACTCTCCCTCCGCGTTCGCCTCTCTCGATAGATAACTTGACCCTCACCTTCGCTGTAAACAAGTAAACAGCTCGCTGCCTTCCCGGGTGAGAGCTTCCAAGGCCGCCCGGTCAGCTCGGCATCACCAAACAAAACGACTTTTGTTCCTCCCTCCCAGGTCTTCCCACCCTCCCAGTCCAGGCAAAGTTGTGAACTCGCCCCCCTCGGCCCTTCTACCACTATCATCTGCATCACGCCAAGAAGAGCCCTCCCCAATATAAGttatttaaagtggaaaaaacGTAAGATTATTTTCTTGAAGGGtccaggacaaaaaaaaaaaaaaaaagtgcaacgGAGCCAGGGGAGGCGCTTGGCAGGAGCCCGCGCCAACCAGCATTCCTGAGATGTTTGAGAATTCTGGAACGCGCAGACAGAGCCGACGTCACTGCAACACGCGGCGCCGCGGCCGCCGTATAAAAGGCGGGCTCCGGGCGCTGGGGCAGACCGCGAGCGAGAGCGCCCCCGAGCAGCGCCCGCGCCCTCCGCTCCTCCTCCGGAAGGACCTCCAGAGCAGGACGCCCGCAGCTCCCTCGCCTCCCGGCCCTCGCCTCCCCGCCGCCCGGCCCACCGtcccagccaggccaggccaaGCCAGGCCGGCCCGCCCGCTGCGCACCGGTGTGTCGGCGTCTTTGCTTCCTCGCTCGCCCGGACCCCTCCTGCGCGCCACGATGAGCTCCCACACCGCCAGGACGCTTGCCCTCGCCGTCATCCTTCTCCACTTGGCCAGGCTGGTAAGTTCTTTGATCACCGCTCCCGgatcctctctcccagccccttccccttttcccagATGGCCCGCGGCAGAAACAGATACACCGAAAAAAGATCGGGGGCGTTTCGGGGTAGCTCATTCTCTAAGCCCGCCCTGAAGACGTGCGGGGGGTACCCCGCGCACCCTCCCGGGGTGGCTGGGCTGGACAGGATCAGAGACCCCCTGCCACCCGGGACAGACACCCGCGTCCCTTCCCAGCGCGCCCCTCCTGCGCACCGCGCAGAGCCTCACGCGaatcctctccccactccaggcaCTCTCCACCTGCCCTGCCGCCTGCCACTGCCCCCTGGAGGCGCCCAAGTGCGCCCCGGGAGTCGGGCTGGTCCGGGACGGCTGCGGCTGCTGTAAAGTCTGCGCCAAGCAGCTGAACGAGGACTGCAGCAAAACGCAGCCCTGCGACCACACCAA includes the following:
- the LOC116668101 gene encoding uncharacterized protein LOC116668101, whose translation is MYYVLVRLLINHSIRREEQQLLTSCSRQAQKPQTSVAFSRPPLKAADQSVHVENLEGKCANGYGPHPTPSDRRERQRVVMAARTGWQRRWEGLGCPRDPCGYSRQGPRDREARGGPGPEHRDAAGRPPRAAPCRRPVPRAPSPGGGGGVGGGGGLRKGTESRAAAERRESARPGPRAAGPQARRARACGGERGGERGRPAPARSPERARRGPRCVGGGRAGRRPGCVTFPVHPTVDSSSQRGRELARCARLAGKFTGRTLARKPLLRSPLACGLREAARPLWTLYPSAVIWERRRQVFQAKGDISSSPNIVPDDLVFAKLSTEFHVCALQIGSAGPATSDPISHSNTVFILFSWKSCESFKTQQARPLIFPHSPGGSRAPSLEDLVICTNLHSRTCNGMTCGCLSSPTGL